The window TCAATCTTTGAAATTTATACAGAAAGCTACGGAGAAAACCCAATTGTGATTATGGGCGCAGGAGCTGGCGCGAAGGTGACGGCAAGAGGAGTATTCGGAGATATTTTAAGAGTAAGTGAAACTAAATAATATTTAATATAACAATCTAATAATGTATCAGTTTACCAATAATTGGTGTCGTTATTCTTAGCAAAGCAAAGAATCTCATTGGTACATTGTTAGACTGCTTTATTGGTAAATTAATTAAAACTATATGGAAAATTTTGAAACATCAGCAATAAGAACCCAAACAGAAAGAACTCAGTTTGATGAGCATTCCACACCGCTTTATCTGACTTCCAGTTTTATATTTCAGGATGCGGAAGATATGAGAGCAAGCTTTGCAGAAGAAAAACCAAAAAATTTATACAGCCGTTTTTCTAATCCAAACGTAACAGAATTTACAGATAAGATCGCTAAAATGGAAGGTGCAGAAGCTGGATATGCCTTTGCCACAGGAATGGCTGCCATCTATTCTACATTTGCAGCATTGCTGAACGCCGGAGATCATATTGTGAGCTGCCAGTCTGTCTTCGGGTCTACACACACCTTGTTTACCAAGTATTTCCCGAAATGGAATATCGAAACTTCCTACTTTAAAGCAGAAGATGCAGCAAACGTTGAGCAATATATCAAGCCCAATACAAAAATCCTTTATCTTGAAACCCCTACCAATCCGGCTATTGAAATTCTGGATCTGGAGTTCTTCGGGCAGATCGCTAAAAAACATAATCTTATTTTTATTGTAGATAACTGTTTTGCAACACCTTATCTTCAGCAGCCTGTCAAATACGGCGCAGATATTGTGGTACACTCAGCTACGAAACTGATTGACGGGCAGGGAAGAGTTTTAGGAGGAATAGCAGTAGGAAAAGAAGACCTGATCAGGGAAATTTATCTTTTCGCAAGAAATACGGGGCCTGCATTATCTCCTTTTAATGCCTGGGTATTATCAAAAAGTCTTGAAACATTGGCAATCCGTGTAGAAAAGCACTGTGAGAACGCTTTGAAAGTGGCCGAGTTTTTAGAAAGCCATCCTAATGTGGAATTAGTAAAATATCCATTCCTGAAATCCCATCCAAGTTATGAAGTCGCCAGAAAGCAGATGAAGCTGGGAGGAAATATCGTAGCATTTGAAATAAAAGGTGGAATAGAAGGCGGAAGAGCCTTTTTAGATAAGATACAAATGTGTTCATTGTCTGCCAATTTAGGTGATACAAGAACGATCGTTACTCACCCGGCATCCACTACGCACTCCAAGCTTTCAGACGAAGAAAGAAATGAAGTAGGGATTACTGCAGGGTTGGTTCGTTGCTCAGTAGGGCTGGAAAATGTGGAGGATATTATTGCAGATTTAAAACAGGCTTTAGATTAGTTAATCCTTGACAAGTTTATAAAGGCTCAATGAATAGAGATTGCACAGAATTAGCAATTTGGAGAGAAGGGAAAAAGTTGGTTCAGTTAACTTATATCCTTACTGCAAATTTTCCTAAAGAAGAGATATTGGCCCTGGCGGGTCCAATAAGAAGAATAGCAACTTCAGTTTCGTTTAATATAGCGGAAGGAAGTAGAAGAGAGGCTTCTGAAGATACTTTACAGTTTCTGCATATTGCTGGGAAATCTCTCTATACACTGGAAACTCAATTCCATTCTGCTTCAGATCAGGATTTTATTTCAAAGGAAGATTTTAAAATCATCATAAAAAAAATCCTCTTATGCAAAAAACTGGTCAGGGGATTTATAAACTATTACAAATTGATAGACAATGAAAAATTCAGAACAATTATATAAAGCATTATCCGAAAGAATTCTGATTCTTGACGGTGCCATGGGAACTATGCTTCAGAGATACAAATTTGAAGAAGAAGACTATAGGGGAGAGCGTTTTAAAGAGTGGGAACATCCGGTAAAAGGAAATAATGACCTGCTTTCTCTTACGCAGCCACAGGCCATTGAAGAAGTTCACAAGAAATACCTGGAAGCAGGAGCAGATATCATTGAAACCAATACGTTTTCAGGAACCACTATTGCAATGGCAGATTATCACATGGAAGATCTTGTGTATGAACTGAATTACGAGTCTGCAAAAATTGCCAGAAAAGCCTGTGACGAATACACCGCAAAAAATCCGGACAAACCTAGATTCGTAGCCGGATCTATAGGACCAACGAACAGAACGGCAAGTTTAAGCCCGGATGTGAATGACCCCGGATACAGAGCCATCACTTTTGAAGAATTGAGAGTGGCCTACAAACAGCAGTGTGAAGCCTTACTGGACGGAGGCTCAGATATCCTTCTGGTAGAAACCATCTTTGATACCCTGAATGCCAAAGCCGCTTTATTTGCTATCGATGAATTGCAGGACGAAAGAGGAATAAAAATCCCGATCATGGTTTCAGGAACCATTACCGATGCTTCAGGAAGAACATTGAGCGGGCAGACGGCAGAAGCGTTCCTCATCTCGGTATCCCACCTGAATTTATTAAGTGTAGGTTTCAACTGTGCACTGGGAGCAGATCAGCTGACTCCTTATCTTGAAACGCTGGCTCATAATTCAGAATTCTATGTCTCCGCATACCCGAATGCCGGTTTACCCAATGCTTTCGGAAAATATGATGAAACTCCTGAAGATATGGCAAGGCAGATCAAAGAATATGTGGAAAAAGGACTGATCAATATTATAGGGGGTTGCTGCGGTACAACTCCCGAGCATATTAAAGCGATTGCTGATCTGGTGGAACGGTACCCGCCAAGAAAATTGAAGGAATTTGTGTGATTTGATAGATTTTTTTAATTAAAATCAAGAATATAGGCTGAATTATTAATCTTAACTTTAAGTAAACCACAAAGTTAAGCATAATGGAAAAGCCAATTTATTTAAAAAATTCAGAGGATGTCAGATTATTTAATGAGCTGAGGAAGAAAGTGAACCAGAGAGTAGAATCCATTGCTGAGAACAGAGATATCTACATTCAGATGAAAGCAGTTATTCTGCCGCTGGTTTATATCGGATTATATTTTCTGGCTGTTTTAAATGCCGAAAAGCATTGGATCTATATGCTGAGTTTTGTTTTAATGGGAATTTCTTTGGTTTTAATTTATTTAAACTTAATCCACGAAGCTGCCCATAACAACATCTTTAAAAGTAAAAGATTGAACGGGATGGTTCTTCACATTTTTGATTTCATAGGAGCCAATTCCTATATCTGGAAAAAAAGACATATCGCAAGCCATCATGCCTATCCTAATGTGGATGGATGGGATACGGATATCGAGCAGAGCGGGCTGCTTTTAATCGTACCGTGGATTAAAGCGAAAGGAATACAGAAGTATCAGGATAAGTTTTTCTTTTTAGTCTATCCGTTGTATTTGTTCAACTGGATGTTTATAAGAGACTTCAGAGACTTCTTTGATAAAGAAAGGGTGATTTTGAAAACCCAGGGAAAGATACCCACCATTGAAAAAGTAAAAATGATAAGCTATAAGCTGTTCTATTTCTTTTATCAGATCGTGGTTCCTGTAGTGTTCTTTAAAGTATCAATAGGATGGGCTTTGGGAGCGTGGTTTTTACAGGTGATATCAGCAAGTATTTTTGCATTGTTTGTTTTACTGCCTTTGCATCCGCTTCCTGATAATGCTTTTCCAAAATTAAATAAAGAGAATGGTCTGCCGTTTAGCTGGCTTCGCCACCAGCTGGAAGTAACCAATGATCTCAAAGAAAATAACTGGTTTGTAAGAAATGTGTTGGGAAATTTCAATTTTCATGTTGCCCATCATCTGTTTCCCAATTACAGTTATATGTATTATAATGAAATTACAGAGGAGATAGAAGAATTTGCTAAAGAACATAGTTTAGCCTATAAAAGATTTCCGCTGATTACAGCTTTAAGTAAGCATAGGGATTTATTGAAGCAGAATGCAAATAATGCCTACTATATTTTAGAAGAATAAAATGAAGTATTTAAGATTATCAGGCCTCGAGCCTCTTATCATAACCCCGGAAAGTAATTTCATCAATGTTGGTGAAAGAACGAATGTTGCCGGTTCCAAAAAATTTTTAAGACTGATCAAAGAAGAGAAATTCTCTGAAGCATTAGATATTGCCCGCCATCAGGTAGAAGGAGGTGCCCAGATTCTGGATGTCAACTTTGATGATGGTTTGATTGATGGAAAAGCATCCATGATCAAATTCCTGAACTTAATTGCCTCCGAACCCGATATTGCAAGAATCCCGATCATGGTAGATTCTTCCAAATGGGAAATTCTGGAAGCAGGTCTTCAGGTAGCGCAGGGAAAATGTGTAGTAAATTCCATCAGCTTAAAAGAAGGGGAGGAAGAATTCATCAAACACGCCAAAGCTATTAAAAGATATGGGGCAGCAGTCATTGTCATGGCATTTGATGAAGTAGGACAGGCTGACAATCTTGAACGAAGAATTGAGATTTCAAAAAGGTCCTATGATATCCTGGTCAACCAGATTGGTTTTCCTGCCGAAGATATTATTTTCGACTTAAATATCTTTCCGGTAGCCACAGGGATGGAAGAACACAGAAGAAATGCCATCGACTTTATCGAAGCTACACGCTGGGTAAGACAAAATCTTCCTTATGCATCCGTAAGCGGAGGAGTAAGCAATGTTTCCTTCTCTTTCCGCGGAAATGATACCGTGAGAGAAGCTATGCACTCCGTATTCCTTTATCATGCCATTCAGGCAGGAATGAACATCGGTATTGTAAACCCTGCCATGCTGGAAGTGTACGACGAAATCAATAAGGAATTACTGGAGCTGGTGGAAGACGTTATTCTGGATAAAAGAGAAGATGCTACAGAAAGACTTCTTGATTATTCCGAAAAGCATAAATCAGTTAAAAAAGAAAAGACCGAAGATCTGGAATGGCGAAACAATCCATTGCAGGACAGAATTACTCATGCTCTCGTAAAAGGAATCGACCGCTTTATCGAAGAAGACGTGGAAGAAGCAAGACAATTGGCCGCAAAACCGCTTCACGTAATCGAAATTAATCTGATGACCGGCATGGGTGTAGTAGGTGATCTGTTCGGAAGCGGGAAAATGTTCTTACCTCAGGTAGTGAAATCCGCAAGGGTAATGAAAAAGGCAGTAGCTTATTTACAGCCTTTCATTGAAGCGGAAAAAGACGGTACAAAACCTGCCAACGGAAAAATATTAATGGCAACCGTAAAAGGTGACGTTCATGATATCGGTAAAAATATTGTGAGTGTTGTTTTGGGGTGTAACAACTATGAAATTGTTGACCTTGGAGTAATGGTTCCGGCTGAAAAGATCATCCAAACCGCCATTGAAGAAAAAGTAGATGTTATAGGGTTAAGCGGACTGATCACACCAAGCCTGGATGAAATGGTGTACATCGCTTCAGAATTAGAAAGACAGAATTTAAACTTTCCTCTGCTGATCGGTGGTGCTACGACTTCAAAAGCACATACTGCTGTGAAAATTGATTTAAAATATAAAAATGCCGTTGTTCACGTGAATGATGCCTCAAGAGCCGTAAATGTGGTAAGCTCATTGCTGGGCGACAGAAATAAAGAATATGTTACGGATTTAAAAAATGATTATTCTGATTTCAGAGAAAAGTTCCTGAACAGGCAGGTGGATAAAGATTATGTTTCCATTGAGGAAGCAAGAGAAAACAAATTTAAAATTGATTGGGAAAACGAAGAAATCTTCACTCCGAATACATTAGGAATAAAAGTCATCGAAAATCAGGATTTGAGGGAGCTTCTGCCTTTCATAGACTGGTCACCTTTTTTCAGAAGCTGGGATCTTCACGGGAAATACCCGAATATCTTAGAAGATGAGGTTGTGGGTGCACAGGCGAAAGAATTATTCAAAGATGCTCAGGTGATTCTCAAAAGAATTCTGGACGAGAAATTATTAACAGCAAAAGCCATTTTCGGAATCTTTAAAGCCAATTCCAATGAATCTGATGATATCTTGATTTTTGACGAAAATAATAACGAGCAGACGAAATTTTTAACCCTAAGACAGCAGGCTCAGAGATCAAAAGGAAAAGATTACCTGGCCCTAAGTGATTTCATTGCCCCTCAAAGTTCCGGAAAGACTGATTATGTAGGAGCTTTCTGTGTAACCACCGGATTCGGAACCGATGAACTCTCTGCAGAATATGAAAAAGCCAATGATGATTACAATTCCATCATGGTAAAAGCCCTTGCAGACCGTTTTGCTGAAGCCTACGCCGAATTTTTACATAAAAAAGTAAGAACAGAATATTGGGGATATGCCAATCAGGAAAATCTAAGCAACGAAGAACTTATTGCCGAAAAATACAAAGGAATCCGTCCGGCACCAGGATATCCGGCATGCCCGGACCACCTTGAGAAGAAAACCATCTGGGACCTTTTAAAAGTAGAAGAGCATACAGGTGTTTTCCTTACAGAAAGCCTTGCCATGTTTCCAACAGCATCTGTTTCCGGATATTATTTCGGAAGCCCGCATGCCAAATATTTCGGATTAGGAAAAATTACAGAAGACCAGCTTAAAGATTATGCAGCAAGAAGAGGCTGTAGCATCCAGGAAGCAAGAAAATGGTTGTCACCCAATTTAGCAGATTAACATTGACATGAAGATAACAGAACACATTAAAAACGCAAATGGAAAAACTTTATTCTCCTTAGAAGTTGTTCCGCCACAGAAAGGAATCGGGATTGAAGACCTTTATACCAATATAGATCCTTTGATGGAGTTCAAACCACCTTTCATTGACGTAACCACATCCAGAGAAGAATATATTTATCTGGACAAAGGAAATGGTCTGATGGAACGCCGTATTACAAGAATGCGCCCCGGAACACTTGGAATCTGTGCCGCCATTCAGCATAAATATAATGTAGATACAGTACCGCATCTTCTTTGCGGAGGATTTACAAAAGAAGAAACAGAATATCTTTTGGTAGACTGTATGTACCTTGGAATTGATAATGTAATGGCCTTAAGAGGTGATGCTATGAAAGGGCATCAGTATTTCGAACCCACTCAGGGCGGGCATGCAAGTGCTATGGATCTAGTGGGACAGATCAATAATCTGGGAAGAGGAAAATACCTTCACAACGAAGAACAGGTATGTGATGAACTGAACAAATTCTGCATCGGTGTTGCAGGATATCCGGAAAAGCATATGGAAGCCCCCTCCATGAATTATGACCTGAAATGGCTGAAACAAAAAGTAGATGCCGGAGCAGATTATATTGTTACCCAAATGTTTTTTGACAATAAAAAGTATATAGAATTCGTTCAGAAAGCAAGAGAAATGGGAATCACGGTCCCGATTATTCCCGGAATCAAGCCCATTGCCACAAAGAAACACCTGAAAATCCTGCCACAGGTATTCAAAATAGATCTGCCGGAGGAACTGATCAATGAAGTAGAAAATGCAAAGAATAATGAAGCGGTGAAGCAGATCGGAGTAGAATGGGCTATTGCACAATGCAAAGAACTGCTGGATTTCGGAGTTCCTGTTCTGCACTTTTACTCCATGGGGAAAAGTGATAATATTAAAAAAGTAGCCGGTGAGCTATTCTAATAAAAGTACCAAAAATGAAGGAACCCTGCTTTTTAAAGCAGGGTTTTTTATTGTAATTAAACCTGTACAGAGGTTCATTCCTTTTAAAAGTAAAATAGATTAAAAAGCCGTAGGCTATACACCCGCTTAAAATCAATCCATGAAGTTGATTCCATCTTCACCTCCTTAAAAATAAAAAAACAGCAAATAAAAACTTTGGATCAAATAACCCAAAACAATCAGGAAAAACGATCTTATTTTTAGGGTAATCAATAGACTTCCATCTTCCAGCCTCCAGCTTCATTCTTCTAAAGACCGGTATGCCTCTCAAACTCCTTATTCCTGTCAAACAAATATCGGTAAGTAGCCAGTTTTCGGGTAATACTGGTATCAAGAGCTTCTGCAATCTTAATCATTTTGGGATTAAAATCACCAATCCACTGAAGTTCCGTAATGGTGAAATCCGTATGCTTCCTCAAATGTTGGGTTCCTTCCCAGATCATGTACCCATCAATGCCTTTCTTTTGCCATTCAGGGACAACACCGAAAACCAGACCCACCATTTTTTCATTCTTTTTAAAACGTTTCAGCAGCAAAAATTTGAGCTTTTCAAAAACACCGAACTTGCCGTTCAGATATTTGAACCACTGGTTGAGGTCAGGAATATTAATCCACATGGCAATCGGTTGATCGTTTTCATACACAAACCAAGAAATGTGTTCATTAATGATAGGTTTCATCGTATTGAACATTTTTAGCACCTTTGTTTCTTCCAGACTTTTTCCTTCCCCGTGAGAGGCCCAGGCTTTGTTATAAATCTCAGTAAAATCTTTTGCAAACTTAGCCAGATTGTTTTTTTTCATGGGCTTCGCTGAAATAGCCGGATTTCTTCTGTTCTTTTCATGAGCAATGGTAAATATCCTTGAGACTTCCGCAAAAACAGGTCGGGTAAAACAAAGCTGTTCAAAATAAATCTGAAAACCATAGTTTTCAAAAAGTTTCTTGTAGTAAGGAAAGTTATAATTCATTCCAAACAAAGGCTCAATAAACCCTTCAATTAAAAGTCCCCAGAATTTATCCCGCTCACCAAAATTAATAGGTCCGTCCATTGCTTCCATTCCCTTTTCATGAAGCCAATTTTTACAGTGGTCAAAAATAAAATTCGCAGTTTCCTGGTCATCAATACAGTCGAAAAATCCAATTCCTCCCGTAGGCTGCTTTTGCTCATAGCAGCCATTCACAAAAACAGCTACTTTACCTACCGTCTTGCCGTCTTTTTTAAACAGGAACCTTGAACATTCACCGTTTTTAAAGAATTTATTCTTTTCAGGATCAAAAATTTCCTCAATATGCTGATCTAAAGGGCGAATATAATTTTTGTCGGATTGATAAAGGCGGGCCGGGAATTCTAGGAATTCTCTTTTATGGAGTTGATGTTGTACTTCTTCGGCAATAATCATAGGCTTTTTAATCAGAGTATGCTATAAAAGATAATGTTTTTCATCCTATTTGAAATAGAGAAATAGATATTATCCGTATTTTTGCTGCAAATTAAATAAAAATGGTTGATTTTACTGATAACGACGATGATATTTTCACTGGAAAAGAACATACGCCTATAAGGGAAGATGCTTTTGATAAATCGCCAGAGGAAAAAATTGAAAAAATAACTGAGCTTTTTGGCGAAATTATGGAAACGCTGGGAATGGATATGACAGATGATTCCCTGAAAGACTCTCCAAGACGTGTTGCTAAAATGTAT of the Chryseobacterium aureum genome contains:
- a CDS encoding O-succinylhomoserine sulfhydrylase; this encodes MENFETSAIRTQTERTQFDEHSTPLYLTSSFIFQDAEDMRASFAEEKPKNLYSRFSNPNVTEFTDKIAKMEGAEAGYAFATGMAAIYSTFAALLNAGDHIVSCQSVFGSTHTLFTKYFPKWNIETSYFKAEDAANVEQYIKPNTKILYLETPTNPAIEILDLEFFGQIAKKHNLIFIVDNCFATPYLQQPVKYGADIVVHSATKLIDGQGRVLGGIAVGKEDLIREIYLFARNTGPALSPFNAWVLSKSLETLAIRVEKHCENALKVAEFLESHPNVELVKYPFLKSHPSYEVARKQMKLGGNIVAFEIKGGIEGGRAFLDKIQMCSLSANLGDTRTIVTHPASTTHSKLSDEERNEVGITAGLVRCSVGLENVEDIIADLKQALD
- a CDS encoding homocysteine S-methyltransferase family protein, which gives rise to MKNSEQLYKALSERILILDGAMGTMLQRYKFEEEDYRGERFKEWEHPVKGNNDLLSLTQPQAIEEVHKKYLEAGADIIETNTFSGTTIAMADYHMEDLVYELNYESAKIARKACDEYTAKNPDKPRFVAGSIGPTNRTASLSPDVNDPGYRAITFEELRVAYKQQCEALLDGGSDILLVETIFDTLNAKAALFAIDELQDERGIKIPIMVSGTITDASGRTLSGQTAEAFLISVSHLNLLSVGFNCALGADQLTPYLETLAHNSEFYVSAYPNAGLPNAFGKYDETPEDMARQIKEYVEKGLINIIGGCCGTTPEHIKAIADLVERYPPRKLKEFV
- the metH gene encoding methionine synthase → MKYLRLSGLEPLIITPESNFINVGERTNVAGSKKFLRLIKEEKFSEALDIARHQVEGGAQILDVNFDDGLIDGKASMIKFLNLIASEPDIARIPIMVDSSKWEILEAGLQVAQGKCVVNSISLKEGEEEFIKHAKAIKRYGAAVIVMAFDEVGQADNLERRIEISKRSYDILVNQIGFPAEDIIFDLNIFPVATGMEEHRRNAIDFIEATRWVRQNLPYASVSGGVSNVSFSFRGNDTVREAMHSVFLYHAIQAGMNIGIVNPAMLEVYDEINKELLELVEDVILDKREDATERLLDYSEKHKSVKKEKTEDLEWRNNPLQDRITHALVKGIDRFIEEDVEEARQLAAKPLHVIEINLMTGMGVVGDLFGSGKMFLPQVVKSARVMKKAVAYLQPFIEAEKDGTKPANGKILMATVKGDVHDIGKNIVSVVLGCNNYEIVDLGVMVPAEKIIQTAIEEKVDVIGLSGLITPSLDEMVYIASELERQNLNFPLLIGGATTSKAHTAVKIDLKYKNAVVHVNDASRAVNVVSSLLGDRNKEYVTDLKNDYSDFREKFLNRQVDKDYVSIEEARENKFKIDWENEEIFTPNTLGIKVIENQDLRELLPFIDWSPFFRSWDLHGKYPNILEDEVVGAQAKELFKDAQVILKRILDEKLLTAKAIFGIFKANSNESDDILIFDENNNEQTKFLTLRQQAQRSKGKDYLALSDFIAPQSSGKTDYVGAFCVTTGFGTDELSAEYEKANDDYNSIMVKALADRFAEAYAEFLHKKVRTEYWGYANQENLSNEELIAEKYKGIRPAPGYPACPDHLEKKTIWDLLKVEEHTGVFLTESLAMFPTASVSGYYFGSPHAKYFGLGKITEDQLKDYAARRGCSIQEARKWLSPNLAD
- a CDS encoding fatty acid desaturase family protein, which encodes MEKPIYLKNSEDVRLFNELRKKVNQRVESIAENRDIYIQMKAVILPLVYIGLYFLAVLNAEKHWIYMLSFVLMGISLVLIYLNLIHEAAHNNIFKSKRLNGMVLHIFDFIGANSYIWKKRHIASHHAYPNVDGWDTDIEQSGLLLIVPWIKAKGIQKYQDKFFFLVYPLYLFNWMFIRDFRDFFDKERVILKTQGKIPTIEKVKMISYKLFYFFYQIVVPVVFFKVSIGWALGAWFLQVISASIFALFVLLPLHPLPDNAFPKLNKENGLPFSWLRHQLEVTNDLKENNWFVRNVLGNFNFHVAHHLFPNYSYMYYNEITEEIEEFAKEHSLAYKRFPLITALSKHRDLLKQNANNAYYILEE
- a CDS encoding four helix bundle protein, giving the protein MNRDCTELAIWREGKKLVQLTYILTANFPKEEILALAGPIRRIATSVSFNIAEGSRREASEDTLQFLHIAGKSLYTLETQFHSASDQDFISKEDFKIIIKKILLCKKLVRGFINYYKLIDNEKFRTII
- the metF gene encoding methylenetetrahydrofolate reductase [NAD(P)H]; translation: MKITEHIKNANGKTLFSLEVVPPQKGIGIEDLYTNIDPLMEFKPPFIDVTTSREEYIYLDKGNGLMERRITRMRPGTLGICAAIQHKYNVDTVPHLLCGGFTKEETEYLLVDCMYLGIDNVMALRGDAMKGHQYFEPTQGGHASAMDLVGQINNLGRGKYLHNEEQVCDELNKFCIGVAGYPEKHMEAPSMNYDLKWLKQKVDAGADYIVTQMFFDNKKYIEFVQKAREMGITVPIIPGIKPIATKKHLKILPQVFKIDLPEELINEVENAKNNEAVKQIGVEWAIAQCKELLDFGVPVLHFYSMGKSDNIKKVAGELF